From one Syntrophales bacterium genomic stretch:
- a CDS encoding ACP S-malonyltransferase, protein MSSDEKIVAVVFPGQGAQRPGMGKDFVENLSVCRETFEEASDALGWDVAKVCFSDDERLSLTEYTQPCLLTTEIAMFRGLVYLYGLKSQFFGGHSLGEITSLVAAGVLTLADGVRIVEQRGRLMQQAAPKGTGGMMAVIGERVYVNEIASTIEDLPVDVANVNSPKQIVISGLAEALPVAAERIAAVSREQGVLRFVPLNVSAPFHSRFMRPVESVFQEILRSIARSMNTVPARNVTSNFRGDFHRDEDEAIIYALTRQIGSPVRWVENMEVLASKADVIYEIGPSRPLREFFKALGVDCISITTLSSAARVFEREH, encoded by the coding sequence ATGTCTTCAGACGAGAAGATTGTGGCTGTTGTTTTCCCGGGGCAGGGTGCGCAGAGGCCTGGTATGGGTAAAGATTTTGTGGAGAACCTTTCCGTATGTAGGGAGACTTTTGAGGAGGCTTCCGATGCTCTGGGTTGGGATGTGGCGAAGGTATGTTTTAGCGATGATGAGCGTCTGAGTTTAACTGAGTATACGCAGCCATGTCTTTTGACTACTGAGATTGCCATGTTCAGGGGACTTGTTTACCTATACGGTTTAAAGTCCCAATTTTTTGGAGGGCATAGTCTCGGAGAGATCACCTCTCTTGTAGCAGCGGGGGTGCTTACTCTTGCTGATGGAGTGCGAATAGTTGAGCAGCGAGGGCGTCTGATGCAGCAGGCGGCTCCCAAAGGGACGGGAGGTATGATGGCTGTGATCGGGGAGAGAGTATATGTTAATGAGATTGCCAGTACTATAGAAGATCTGCCCGTGGATGTGGCCAATGTGAATTCGCCCAAACAGATAGTCATAAGTGGTCTTGCAGAGGCTTTACCTGTTGCAGCTGAGAGGATAGCGGCGGTCTCTCGGGAGCAAGGAGTTCTCCGTTTTGTTCCTCTAAACGTGAGCGCGCCTTTCCACAGCCGGTTCATGAGGCCTGTGGAGAGTGTTTTCCAAGAAATACTCCGTTCTATTGCTCGTTCGATGAATACCGTTCCTGCGCGGAACGTGACTTCTAACTTTAGAGGAGATTTTCACAGAGATGAGGATGAAGCGATCATTTACGCATTGACGCGTCAAATCGGTAGTCCTGTACGTTGGGTGGAGAATATGGAAGTTCTCGCTTCAAAGGCTGATGTTATTTACGAAATCGGTCCTTCCCGTCCACTAAGGGAGTTTTTTAAAGCATTAGGGGTGGATTGCATTTCAATTACCACCCTTTCTTCGGCTGCTAGAGTATTCGAGAGAGAACATTGA
- the uppP gene encoding undecaprenyl-diphosphatase UppP: MGICDAIVLGIVEGISEFLPISSTGHLILTSFILGLGHTSFLKSFEIAIQVGAIFSVVILYGKNLLRNWEVIKRVFVSLIPTVVVGATLYRTVKEYWLGSDTIVIWSLFIGGIFLIVFEWWYSEKPHLTENIEEISYRKAFIIGVFQSIALIPGVSRAAATIVGGLIVGLKRKTIVEFSFLLAVPTMMAATGYDILKSGGVFSWTEINLLVAGFISSFIVAILSIKFLLRFIQTHTFIPFGIYRIAVAILWVLLFK, translated from the coding sequence ATGGGTATTTGTGATGCAATTGTATTGGGAATTGTGGAAGGGATTTCTGAATTTCTCCCCATTTCGTCCACGGGTCACCTAATTCTGACGTCGTTCATACTGGGTTTAGGGCACACATCTTTTCTCAAAAGTTTTGAGATCGCCATTCAGGTGGGGGCCATTTTCTCCGTAGTTATTCTTTACGGTAAAAACCTATTGAGAAACTGGGAGGTTATAAAGAGGGTTTTTGTTTCTCTCATCCCTACTGTTGTGGTAGGTGCAACTCTTTACAGAACTGTGAAGGAATACTGGCTTGGTTCTGATACGATAGTGATCTGGTCTCTATTTATAGGTGGGATTTTCCTTATAGTATTTGAGTGGTGGTACAGCGAAAAACCCCATTTAACTGAAAATATTGAGGAAATTTCATACAGAAAAGCCTTTATAATAGGAGTTTTCCAATCCATTGCCCTTATACCGGGGGTTTCAAGGGCAGCAGCGACAATCGTCGGTGGTTTGATCGTAGGATTAAAAAGAAAAACTATTGTGGAATTTTCCTTTCTACTTGCAGTTCCCACCATGATGGCTGCCACGGGTTACGACATCCTGAAGAGCGGTGGCGTTTTTTCGTGGACAGAGATAAATCTGTTGGTCGCAGGTTTCATCTCCTCTTTTATAGTGGCAATTCTGAGCATAAAGTTTCTTCTCCGCTTCATCCAAACACACACGTTCATTCCCTTTGGTATATACCGTATTGCTGTAGCCATTCTCTGGGTTCTTCTGTTTAAGTAA
- a CDS encoding endonuclease III — MREDELPVISILAKEKRDPFLVLISTILSSRTKEEVTAEATRRLFERAKTPYAILQIPEEEISSLIYPVGFFRNKARVIRKICLELMERFNGNVPDSLDDLLTLPGVGRKTANLVLSLGFNKDGICVDTHVHRITNRLGYVKTKTPEETEKILRKILPLQYWKSINTLLVAFGRQICLPVSPFCSRCYLQEFCDRVNVTRSR; from the coding sequence TTGAGGGAAGATGAGTTACCTGTTATATCCATACTTGCTAAAGAAAAGAGAGATCCATTCCTCGTTCTAATCTCGACAATCCTCAGCTCCCGCACCAAAGAAGAGGTAACAGCTGAGGCAACCCGCAGACTTTTTGAAAGGGCGAAAACACCTTATGCTATACTTCAGATCCCAGAGGAGGAAATTTCCTCCCTCATATACCCAGTTGGTTTCTTCAGGAATAAAGCACGAGTCATAAGAAAAATCTGTCTAGAATTAATGGAGCGCTTTAATGGAAACGTCCCTGATAGTCTCGATGACCTGCTCACCCTTCCAGGAGTGGGTCGAAAAACGGCAAATCTTGTCCTTTCTTTGGGATTTAACAAGGACGGTATATGTGTGGACACACACGTTCACCGAATAACCAACCGACTTGGTTATGTTAAGACGAAAACCCCCGAAGAGACAGAAAAGATTCTCAGAAAAATCCTTCCCCTACAATACTGGAAAAGCATAAACACTCTTCTCGTCGCCTTTGGACGACAGATATGTCTTCCCGTCTCACCCTTTTGCAGTCGCTGTTACCTACAGGAATTTTGCGACAGAGTAAATGTAACAAGGAGTCGGTGA
- the tpiA gene encoding triose-phosphate isomerase has translation MREQLFAANWKMHKTLSEAVAFCDYLKAKMASDPNKKEVVIAPPFTALSAVAQILRGTTIRLAAQNVHDQPEGPYTGEIAAPMLAEIGCTYVIVGHSERRIHFNEMDDFIERKLKAVMKSGMRPILCIGELLTERERGATFSVVESQLSATLKNIHPSDLENIVIAYEPVWAIGTGKTATPDQIEEMHSFIRSLLGGRFGPKALENIRIIYGGSVTPDNIKGIMTSRDVDGVLVGSASLQPDTFLKIINWEL, from the coding sequence ATGCGTGAACAACTCTTCGCTGCCAACTGGAAGATGCACAAAACTTTGAGTGAGGCTGTTGCATTCTGTGACTATCTCAAAGCCAAAATGGCTTCAGATCCAAACAAAAAGGAAGTGGTTATCGCACCTCCGTTCACAGCGCTTTCCGCTGTGGCTCAAATCCTCAGAGGTACTACCATTCGCCTTGCTGCACAGAACGTGCACGACCAACCGGAAGGACCCTATACAGGGGAGATAGCGGCTCCTATGCTGGCTGAGATTGGATGCACTTACGTCATAGTGGGTCATTCGGAACGGCGTATACACTTCAATGAAATGGATGATTTCATAGAACGGAAGTTAAAGGCAGTTATGAAATCTGGAATGCGCCCAATTCTCTGCATAGGTGAACTCCTCACAGAAAGGGAAAGAGGAGCCACTTTTTCTGTGGTAGAATCCCAGCTTTCAGCAACACTCAAGAACATCCATCCAAGCGATTTGGAAAACATAGTAATTGCATACGAACCTGTATGGGCTATAGGCACAGGGAAAACAGCAACCCCCGATCAGATTGAAGAAATGCACAGCTTCATACGGTCACTTCTCGGAGGTCGGTTTGGTCCTAAAGCATTGGAAAACATCCGTATCATTTATGGTGGAAGCGTGACTCCCGATAACATAAAGGGTATAATGACAAGTCGAGACGTAGATGGGGTTCTCGTAGGGAGTGCAAGTTTGCAGCCAGACACTTTCCTTAAAATAATAAATTGGGAGTTGTAA
- the secG gene encoding preprotein translocase subunit SecG → MNILITVLHIIVCFVLIIVVLLQVGRGASMGAAFGGSSQTIFGSSGPGTFLGKLTTIIALIFMLTSLGLSYYSGLKGTATLKGTTKTTAPVPVAPSAPPETAPGIPPKTTK, encoded by the coding sequence ATGAACATACTTATTACAGTGTTACACATTATTGTATGCTTTGTCCTTATAATAGTGGTTCTACTCCAGGTAGGACGGGGTGCAAGTATGGGAGCCGCCTTTGGTGGATCCAGCCAAACCATCTTCGGAAGCAGCGGACCCGGCACATTTTTGGGTAAATTAACCACGATCATAGCATTGATCTTCATGCTAACTTCACTTGGGCTCTCCTATTACTCCGGGCTAAAAGGCACCGCTACCCTCAAAGGGACAACAAAAACAACTGCTCCCGTTCCTGTGGCACCGAGCGCCCCACCTGAAACTGCTCCCGGGATTCCCCCTAAAACAACAAAGTAA
- the fabA gene encoding bifunctional 3-hydroxydecanoyl-ACP dehydratase/trans-2-decenoyl-ACP isomerase — MNRSFFSQIELIAFAYGKLVDDPPVNFDGRLPAPPFLMVDRVLELEKNGRRGRIVAEQDVRIDAWFFQCHMPGDPVQPGCLCIDAVWQLLGFYGIWRGALGVGRALGCGEISFEGQVRPHDRYVRYEISVKRFVELKDSGSFLVIGDGEMFVNGECIGYVRDAKTGIFQGIMYRNYPWKTINGTGGSVRRQL; from the coding sequence ATGAACAGATCTTTTTTTAGTCAGATAGAGCTCATCGCCTTTGCATACGGAAAATTGGTGGATGATCCACCTGTCAATTTTGATGGAAGGCTTCCCGCTCCTCCCTTTCTGATGGTGGACAGAGTACTTGAGCTGGAGAAGAACGGGCGTCGGGGACGTATAGTCGCAGAGCAGGATGTGAGAATTGATGCCTGGTTCTTTCAGTGTCATATGCCTGGTGATCCCGTTCAACCAGGGTGTCTTTGCATAGATGCCGTGTGGCAGCTCCTAGGCTTTTACGGGATTTGGCGGGGCGCTCTCGGTGTGGGGAGAGCCTTAGGTTGCGGTGAGATTTCATTCGAAGGCCAGGTGCGTCCTCATGATCGCTATGTACGATATGAAATATCGGTAAAACGGTTTGTGGAACTCAAGGATTCGGGTTCTTTTCTCGTCATCGGTGATGGGGAGATGTTTGTCAATGGGGAGTGCATAGGTTATGTGAGGGACGCCAAAACGGGGATATTCCAGGGCATTATGTATAGGAATTACCCGTGGAAAACGATCAATGGCACAGGGGGTTCAGTGAGGAGGCAATTGTGA
- a CDS encoding beta-ketoacyl-[acyl-carrier-protein] synthase family protein yields the protein MMRRVVVTGMGVVAPNAHGLEAFEKALREGRSGIRFIPELKELGFSCQVGGKPVDFDRIVESYFDAETLLSMNENIGYASVAAVDAWRDAGFEVPPPDSEYVNWDTGAVIGCGIGGMDTIAHYVVPYVNERKVRRMGSTIVEQVMNSGPSARVASLLALGNQVTSNSAACSTGTEAIHDAMWRIRLGLAKRMLAGGSEGGSPYVWSGFDAMRVICRKFNDNPEAASRPMSASAAGFVPGAGSAILVLEDLETAIARGARIYAEVKGAAVNCGGQRQGGTMTAPNPEGVKRCIRMAIQDAGISPEEIDAINGHLTATYADPVEVRNWAEALERIPENFPYINSTKSMIGHCLGAAGALESVAVVLQLYRGFIHPSINCEDIHPDIAPFDSKVPRVCLEMPSLRIIAKAGFGFGDVNSCIIFKKWEDE from the coding sequence ATGATGAGGAGGGTGGTTGTAACAGGAATGGGGGTAGTTGCCCCTAATGCCCATGGTTTAGAGGCTTTTGAGAAGGCACTCCGGGAAGGGCGATCTGGTATCAGATTTATCCCTGAGCTAAAAGAGCTTGGGTTTTCCTGCCAGGTGGGAGGAAAACCTGTAGACTTTGATCGTATTGTGGAGTCTTATTTTGATGCTGAGACGTTGCTTTCCATGAATGAAAATATAGGTTACGCATCTGTTGCGGCTGTGGATGCTTGGAGGGATGCAGGCTTTGAGGTACCCCCTCCGGATAGTGAGTATGTAAATTGGGACACTGGTGCAGTCATTGGATGTGGAATTGGCGGGATGGATACAATTGCTCATTACGTTGTGCCTTACGTTAACGAGCGAAAGGTACGTCGTATGGGTAGTACTATTGTGGAGCAGGTGATGAATAGCGGTCCCAGTGCTCGCGTCGCCAGTCTCCTCGCTCTAGGCAATCAGGTTACATCCAATTCAGCTGCATGTTCTACAGGCACTGAAGCTATCCACGATGCTATGTGGAGGATCCGTCTTGGTCTGGCTAAGAGGATGCTAGCCGGAGGCTCTGAGGGGGGGTCGCCTTATGTGTGGTCTGGATTTGATGCCATGCGGGTTATATGCAGAAAGTTTAACGATAATCCTGAGGCGGCTTCAAGACCTATGAGTGCATCTGCTGCAGGGTTTGTTCCAGGTGCTGGCAGTGCTATACTTGTTCTGGAGGATCTTGAAACGGCCATTGCGAGAGGGGCGCGTATTTATGCGGAAGTTAAGGGAGCGGCTGTCAACTGCGGTGGTCAAAGGCAGGGGGGGACGATGACCGCACCTAACCCAGAAGGAGTAAAACGGTGCATTAGAATGGCCATTCAGGATGCGGGTATATCTCCCGAGGAAATTGATGCCATTAACGGTCATCTTACTGCTACTTATGCAGATCCTGTGGAGGTGAGAAATTGGGCAGAAGCCCTAGAAAGAATCCCTGAGAACTTTCCTTACATCAATTCTACTAAATCAATGATAGGACACTGTCTGGGTGCGGCAGGGGCACTCGAAAGCGTTGCTGTTGTTCTTCAGCTTTATAGAGGTTTTATCCATCCTTCTATCAACTGTGAGGATATCCATCCTGATATCGCTCCTTTTGATAGTAAGGTACCCAGGGTGTGTTTGGAGATGCCTAGCTTACGTATAATTGCCAAAGCGGGTTTCGGCTTTGGTGATGTTAACAGTTGCATTATATTCAAGAAATGGGAGGATGAGTGA
- a CDS encoding ketoacyl-ACP synthase III produces the protein MLYIHGLGHYHPENVITNEFLESLDIGTTDEWIMERVGIRFRRTILPLEYIRATKNSDPREAYEITRGANAKTGAAAARMAMERAGIGPEDVGLVISGSSAPEVLSPAEATLIAEALGIEAPCFDLNSACTSFGMQLRFLDMMRPEALPPFILLVNPENLTRTVDFSDRSSAVLFGDGSSAAVVSATVPSRITVRNCESSTKPSLWEKVTIPRWSYFRQDGNAVQGYAIRRMTESLRYLRSCVNGGRFIFVGHQANLGMLRTVCERANLPPDYHWHNVEEYGNTGCSGAPAVLSQHWDDIKEGDNIAITLVGAGLTWVHFSLHIERS, from the coding sequence ATGCTGTACATACACGGACTGGGTCATTACCACCCGGAGAATGTGATTACAAATGAGTTTCTTGAGTCTCTGGACATAGGGACTACAGACGAATGGATTATGGAAAGGGTAGGAATCCGTTTTCGACGGACGATCCTGCCACTGGAATATATCAGGGCGACCAAAAACAGTGATCCTAGAGAGGCTTATGAAATAACGCGGGGGGCTAATGCTAAGACGGGAGCAGCGGCTGCCCGGATGGCTATGGAGAGGGCTGGTATTGGACCGGAGGATGTCGGTCTTGTTATTTCCGGTAGCTCGGCACCGGAAGTACTTTCACCAGCGGAAGCTACCCTCATTGCGGAGGCTCTTGGTATAGAGGCCCCGTGTTTTGATCTAAATTCTGCGTGCACCTCCTTTGGTATGCAGCTTCGCTTTCTTGATATGATGCGGCCGGAGGCCCTACCTCCCTTTATTCTTCTTGTGAATCCGGAGAATCTTACGCGCACTGTTGATTTTTCTGATAGATCATCAGCGGTTCTCTTTGGTGATGGGAGCTCAGCCGCTGTGGTATCAGCGACGGTTCCGTCAAGAATCACTGTCAGAAACTGCGAGAGTAGTACAAAACCTTCACTCTGGGAAAAAGTAACCATTCCGCGGTGGAGTTATTTTCGCCAGGATGGAAATGCAGTTCAGGGTTACGCCATAAGACGTATGACGGAATCTCTGCGATATTTGCGGAGTTGTGTAAACGGTGGACGTTTTATCTTCGTTGGCCATCAGGCTAATTTGGGTATGCTCAGGACAGTCTGTGAAAGGGCGAACCTACCGCCGGACTATCATTGGCATAACGTGGAAGAATACGGAAACACGGGATGTTCGGGTGCACCTGCAGTTTTGAGTCAGCACTGGGATGATATAAAGGAGGGTGACAACATCGCAATTACGCTGGTAGGCGCCGGTTTAACATGGGTGCATTTCAGCCTGCATATAGAAAGGAGTTGA
- a CDS encoding beta-hydroxyacyl-ACP dehydratase encodes MGVDRKTVETVLSLVPQAPPFRFVDDILELDEDRILGRCCFPHDAWFYRGHFPGNPVTPGVIIIEAMAQTAVVAFGIYLLLLQGKGEEEIRKQMTLFSFLENVDFMDIVRPGESLIVRGEKVYFRRGNLKVKALMEREGGNVVCSGVLAGTSRSIPILDSAG; translated from the coding sequence ATGGGGGTTGACCGTAAAACGGTGGAGACAGTTCTCAGTCTTGTCCCTCAGGCTCCGCCTTTTCGTTTTGTGGACGATATTCTTGAGTTAGACGAAGATCGCATTTTGGGGAGGTGTTGTTTTCCTCACGATGCGTGGTTTTACAGAGGTCACTTCCCAGGAAATCCCGTTACTCCTGGGGTTATTATCATTGAGGCCATGGCCCAAACCGCTGTGGTTGCCTTTGGTATATATCTCCTTTTGTTGCAGGGTAAGGGAGAGGAGGAAATAAGAAAACAAATGACCCTTTTTTCGTTTCTAGAAAACGTAGATTTTATGGACATTGTGCGACCTGGGGAATCGCTTATTGTGAGGGGTGAAAAGGTATACTTCCGCCGTGGGAATTTAAAGGTAAAAGCGTTAATGGAAAGAGAAGGAGGTAACGTGGTGTGCAGTGGAGTTCTGGCTGGTACCTCCCGCAGTATACCTATTTTGGATTCTGCGGGGTGA
- the gap gene encoding type I glyceraldehyde-3-phosphate dehydrogenase has translation MPVRVAINGFGRVGRYIVRACQGFNDIEIVAINSRADVKVLAHLLRYDSVHGKFPGEVQAEEDCLTVNGKRIKITNETSNLEKLPWGDLGIDIVLESTGEFRRKEQVIGHIKAGAKKIIIAAPGKGVDGTFVMGVNEHTYDPEKHHVISNASCTTNCLAPIVKVIHENFGVLKGVMTTAHAYTMDQRLLDGSHSDLRRARAAALSIVPTTTGAARAVTEVIPELKGKLDGIALRVPTPNVSIVDLAVEVGKNVTATEVNGALKAAAEGPMKDIILYCEEELVSVDFTGSPYSAIVDAPLTNVVDGNLVKVFAWYDNESGYACRMRDLAIYIGKKL, from the coding sequence ATGCCAGTTAGAGTGGCTATTAACGGTTTTGGAAGGGTAGGAAGATACATAGTTCGGGCGTGTCAGGGTTTCAATGATATCGAGATCGTTGCCATAAATTCGAGAGCTGATGTGAAAGTTTTAGCTCATCTTCTACGTTACGACTCCGTTCATGGTAAATTTCCAGGGGAAGTGCAAGCTGAGGAAGACTGCTTAACGGTAAACGGTAAAAGAATAAAAATAACGAACGAAACTTCCAATCTAGAGAAACTCCCATGGGGTGATCTGGGAATTGACATAGTTTTGGAATCCACAGGCGAATTCCGCCGGAAGGAACAGGTCATAGGCCACATCAAAGCTGGGGCAAAGAAGATTATCATAGCTGCACCCGGTAAAGGTGTGGATGGAACCTTTGTGATGGGTGTAAATGAGCACACCTATGATCCTGAAAAACACCACGTTATTTCTAATGCGTCGTGTACAACAAACTGTTTAGCCCCCATTGTAAAGGTCATCCATGAAAATTTCGGTGTGTTAAAAGGGGTTATGACTACAGCACATGCATACACTATGGATCAGCGGCTTCTCGACGGTTCTCACAGCGACCTCAGGAGGGCGAGAGCTGCAGCTCTATCCATAGTCCCGACGACCACAGGAGCAGCTAGGGCAGTGACAGAAGTTATACCAGAACTAAAAGGTAAGCTTGATGGTATAGCGCTCCGCGTTCCCACACCAAACGTCTCCATCGTAGATCTTGCTGTTGAGGTGGGTAAAAATGTTACTGCCACGGAGGTCAATGGGGCACTAAAGGCGGCGGCAGAAGGCCCTATGAAAGACATAATCTTATACTGCGAGGAAGAACTCGTATCAGTGGATTTTACCGGCAGTCCGTACTCAGCCATCGTAGATGCACCTCTTACAAACGTGGTGGACGGTAATCTTGTCAAAGTCTTTGCGTGGTATGACAATGAAAGTGGGTATGCTTGCAGGATGAGAGATCTGGCCATTTACATAGGCAAGAAACTGTAA
- a CDS encoding formate dehydrogenase accessory protein FdhE, which translates to MLTDILKIIQAYKLKSPHYEELLDILEDIFILRENCKHNLKKIIFPIDERLVPAKISGGFPLVDLATTDFDVAKPREYFLQLLSIAEKRAPQETAEFAEKIRSGEIDFHEMLLDAFYGPFEEEENDEGDAAFDLIDMLLEECLRPFLEMVAVRYGEDIIKYGWSEGYCPICGKEPKIGEIKDEDDNRYLFCNQCGLTWQYPRIKCPFCGNEEQQTLAYFTVEDDDRYRVDVCNKCKRYIKIIDFRESKAEVNLEVEDITTLHLDLLANEEGYE; encoded by the coding sequence ATGCTAACAGATATCCTAAAAATTATTCAAGCTTATAAGCTAAAGAGCCCCCATTATGAGGAATTACTCGACATACTGGAAGATATTTTCATCCTAAGAGAAAACTGCAAACATAACTTGAAAAAGATAATCTTTCCCATAGATGAACGTCTGGTCCCTGCTAAAATATCAGGAGGTTTTCCGTTAGTTGATTTAGCAACTACCGACTTTGACGTGGCAAAACCAAGGGAGTACTTTCTGCAACTACTATCCATCGCTGAAAAAAGAGCCCCCCAGGAGACAGCAGAGTTCGCGGAAAAGATTCGAAGCGGAGAAATCGACTTCCATGAAATGTTGCTCGATGCCTTCTATGGGCCCTTCGAGGAAGAAGAGAATGATGAAGGGGACGCGGCGTTTGATCTGATAGATATGTTACTTGAGGAATGTTTACGCCCATTCCTAGAAATGGTGGCTGTTCGCTATGGTGAAGACATAATCAAATACGGATGGTCAGAGGGATACTGTCCTATCTGTGGAAAGGAACCCAAGATTGGAGAAATAAAAGACGAGGACGATAACCGCTATCTCTTCTGTAATCAATGTGGCCTTACCTGGCAATACCCGCGTATTAAGTGTCCCTTCTGTGGCAACGAGGAACAGCAAACGCTGGCGTACTTCACCGTCGAGGACGACGACAGATACAGAGTGGATGTCTGTAACAAATGCAAGAGGTACATAAAGATAATAGACTTTCGGGAGTCAAAAGCAGAGGTCAATCTCGAAGTAGAGGACATCACCACACTGCACCTCGATCTTCTCGCGAACGAGGAAGGTTACGAATAG
- a CDS encoding acyl-CoA/acyl-ACP dehydrogenase has protein sequence MDFQLTDVQREYLETVRRFVRTEILPNVMVREKEHQFPHDIIRKLWEMGVMNLSIPESVKGYSIDAVSTALIIRELAYGDSGIATSAMCNDLANVVIAKHGTPFQQEIYLRKFLESPLLASFCLTEPGAGSDNMAMRSYIKRREDGSYVLNGSKCFITNASYASQFTVFCKVGSPEGAFMSCVVIPVDNAAGEEWKGSAEKGRVVNLNGGGCIVTGKAEDKLGQRLSNTATVSFEDVPVLTHQIIGDRRRGFQYLVDVLDYARPMVAAIGVGLAMRALDVTLQYTRERRQFGSRICDIPVARDTLVKMWKKVELADLALMRAAWMVEENAPEKGRYASLAKNVAAEAALFCTMEGLHLHGGYGFMNEYEISKLARDAHIIDIYEGVREVQDMIIGREIV, from the coding sequence ATGGATTTTCAGCTAACAGATGTGCAGCGTGAGTATCTGGAGACAGTGAGGCGTTTTGTGCGAACGGAGATTCTACCCAATGTAATGGTACGGGAGAAAGAACACCAGTTTCCCCATGACATTATAAGAAAGCTTTGGGAAATGGGTGTTATGAATTTGAGTATCCCTGAATCCGTGAAGGGTTATTCAATTGATGCAGTATCTACTGCGTTGATCATAAGGGAACTTGCCTACGGTGATTCAGGAATTGCCACTTCGGCTATGTGCAATGATCTCGCCAATGTGGTTATTGCGAAGCACGGTACACCTTTTCAGCAGGAAATTTATCTTAGAAAATTTTTGGAAAGTCCACTCCTTGCTTCATTTTGCCTCACGGAACCTGGTGCAGGTTCTGACAACATGGCAATGCGATCGTATATTAAGCGCCGGGAGGATGGGTCGTATGTTCTTAACGGTTCTAAGTGTTTCATTACAAACGCCTCCTATGCTTCTCAGTTTACGGTGTTCTGTAAAGTAGGCTCGCCTGAAGGGGCCTTCATGTCCTGCGTGGTGATTCCTGTGGATAACGCGGCGGGGGAAGAATGGAAGGGAAGTGCCGAAAAAGGTCGTGTAGTCAATCTGAACGGTGGTGGGTGCATTGTAACTGGGAAGGCGGAGGATAAGCTCGGTCAACGGCTATCCAATACCGCTACTGTAAGTTTCGAGGATGTTCCCGTCCTTACCCACCAAATCATCGGCGATCGCCGTAGAGGGTTTCAGTATCTCGTGGACGTTTTGGATTATGCGAGACCAATGGTTGCAGCTATTGGTGTGGGACTGGCTATGAGGGCACTTGACGTTACCCTCCAGTACACGAGAGAGAGGAGACAGTTTGGTTCGCGGATCTGTGATATTCCCGTGGCACGAGATACCCTGGTGAAGATGTGGAAGAAGGTGGAGTTAGCCGATCTAGCCCTTATGAGGGCAGCTTGGATGGTTGAGGAGAACGCGCCTGAGAAGGGACGTTACGCTTCGCTTGCGAAGAATGTTGCTGCAGAAGCGGCGTTGTTTTGTACTATGGAGGGTCTTCATCTCCACGGGGGATATGGTTTCATGAATGAGTACGAAATTTCCAAGTTGGCCAGGGATGCCCACATCATTGACATTTACGAGGGGGTTCGCGAAGTTCAGGATATGATAATCGGCAGGGAGATTGTGTGA
- a CDS encoding 3-oxoacyl-ACP reductase FabG yields the protein MKGAKVAVVTGGATGIGAACCRALARKGFLVGIHYNRSASAAEGLLSELGEGFLLKADLAHVEEIDHMLEDLRAKVNRVDVLVNNAGVSINADIHSMNVEQFDRQRWMSRGTWYLTKRILRQFMIRQNEGRIINISSVVASIGNAGQIPYTMEKAALEAFTKSLAKELSGRNILVNAVAPGFIDTEMTKSLPEEIRVEILSRIPLGRMGRPEEVAEVVAFLATEGTYIHGTVVHVNGGLYGG from the coding sequence GTGAAGGGGGCAAAAGTAGCAGTTGTCACTGGTGGTGCTACAGGTATAGGAGCCGCGTGTTGCAGGGCGCTGGCGAGAAAGGGTTTTCTGGTGGGCATACATTACAACAGAAGCGCAAGTGCGGCTGAAGGTTTGCTTTCAGAGCTCGGTGAGGGTTTCCTTTTGAAGGCGGATCTCGCCCATGTGGAAGAGATAGACCATATGTTGGAAGATTTGCGGGCGAAAGTGAATAGAGTTGACGTTCTTGTCAACAACGCAGGTGTGTCGATCAATGCAGATATACACTCAATGAATGTGGAACAGTTTGACAGACAGCGGTGGATGTCTCGGGGAACCTGGTATCTCACAAAGAGGATTTTACGTCAATTCATGATCCGGCAAAATGAGGGTCGGATTATAAATATTTCGAGTGTTGTGGCATCCATCGGAAACGCTGGTCAGATACCCTACACCATGGAAAAGGCAGCCCTAGAGGCTTTCACAAAATCTCTCGCTAAGGAGCTCTCAGGCAGGAACATCCTTGTAAACGCTGTGGCTCCCGGTTTTATAGACACAGAGATGACAAAATCTCTACCGGAGGAGATACGTGTGGAAATACTTTCACGAATACCCCTTGGCCGAATGGGAAGACCTGAAGAAGTAGCTGAGGTGGTGGCATTTTTGGCAACGGAAGGTACGTACATCCACGGGACAGTCGTTCATGTAAATGGAGGGCTCTATGGGGGTTGA